From the Hydrogenispora ethanolica genome, the window GTGTCCCGTGTTTAAAGCTCCAGTCGCCCCTCCCGGGTATCAATCGGGCCATTTGGCGATGGGTGAAAAAAATATGTTCCACCAGCCAGCGGCATAAGCGCGCCTGGACCCGCCAGGCCAGTTGGGCCGTTGCTCCGTCACGGAGCAGCATCAGCTTGAACTCCCGGATATCCCGGACCAGCGCGGCGTGCTCCGCCTGGTGGCGCGTTATCTCGGGGAAAGAATATTG encodes:
- a CDS encoding bacteriohemerythrin translates to MAIFWHPDLVRMGIEAVDRHQLQFLRNLNTLHDAYLRQTRSVQILASLIFLERYSAASFRDEEVILRQYSFPEITRHQAEHAALVRDIREFKLMLLRDGATAQLAWRVQARLCRWLVEHIFFTHRQMARLIPGRGDWSFKHGTL